Proteins encoded within one genomic window of Macrotis lagotis isolate mMagLag1 chromosome 3, bilby.v1.9.chrom.fasta, whole genome shotgun sequence:
- the MEPE gene encoding matrix extracellular phosphoglycoprotein, with protein sequence MQVSILVTLCTLTQVDRAPKKEGNKDHVPLHHIDKGNKQEISLKENVIQKSDKAQDISAGLQVPMKDRGTGSSKTSYHEDAIYMSFTGNDKAGHGVSGSKDPPDQEAHGAIFINKNVQHDRKYNGAPKLWVVEEDEEENKTGNFIHNTLEETKYPEPQGKGNEDIANKQRGVQKQNISTNLRVISHVQYTSDYSKLSPKHIQFPYDFEGSGQGKEDDDLSPSRGETVLPDPEITDGYTSVLDPDKTKEGNNEVPEKEEYDLNSTGRNSIGNIVETDVSKIPSKEKSIIDNQIAKGSNSIIGSTDYRKLPGKEGDGFGANTGDTYQETVGIHHSKGSLKKHSIISQHSRKNSNDIIEGKEISKHDKDDTKVGTGSSMREQKTKTDKKKIFNKGKSQGLPSHGHTYSLKGENEIKNRVNLHSGYNKDKSISKFSSNNRKNHYATQRKFSSTKSHQVPGRKRFWGPINAHSNKKFRPSKRNDSSDSTSSDSSDSDSDQSTEYFQDGSGN encoded by the coding sequence aaaaaagaaggtAATAAAGACCATGTTCCACTTCACCACATTGACAAGGGAAACAAGCAAGAGATATCTCTTAAAGAAAATGTTATCCAGAAAAGTGACAAAGCCCAAGATATTTCTGCTGGCTTACAAGTACCCATGAAAGACCGAGGCACTGGTAGTAGCAAGACTTCCTACCATGAGGATGCCATTTATATGAGCTTCACTGGAAATGATAAAGCTGGCCATGGGGTGAGTGGTAGCAAGGATCCACCTGACCAAGAAGCACATGGTGCCATTTTCATTAACAAAAATGTCCAACATGATAGAAAATATAATGGTGCTCCAAAACTCTGGGTAgtggaagaagatgaagaagagaataaaacTGGGAATTTCATACACAATACACTTGAGGAAACTAAATATCCTGAGCCACAAGGCAAAGGAAATGAAGACATTGCTAATAAACAAAGAGGTGtccaaaagcaaaatatttcaaCAAACCTCAGAGTCATTAGTCATGTCCAATATACCTCTGATTATTCAAAACTGTCTCCAAAACACATACAATTTCCATATGATTTTGAAGGCAGTGGTCAAGGAAAAGAGGACGATGACTTATCTCCCTCCAGGGGAGAAACGGTTCTTCCGGATCCAGAAATCACAGATGGTTACACAAGTGTTCTGGACCCAGACAAAACTAAAGAAGGTAATAATGAAGTTCCAGAAAAAGAGGAATATGACTTGAATTCCACTGGCAGAAATTCCATTGGAAACATTGTTGAGACTGATGTCAGTAAAATACCAAGCAAAGAGAAAAGCATCATTGATAATCAAATTGCAAAAGGCAGTAATTCCATTATAGGGAGTACAGATTATAGGAAACTTCCTGGAAAAGAAGGAGATGGTTTTGGTGCCAACACAGGAGATACTTATCAAGAGACAGTAGGAATTCATCACTCTAAAGGATCCTTGAAAAAGCACAGTATTATTAGTCAACAttctaggaaaaatagtaatgaTATAATTGAAGGCAAAGAAATTTCTAAACATGACAAAGATGATACTAAGGTAGGGACAGGAAGTTCTATGAGGGAACAAAAGACTAAaactgataagaaaaaaatttttaataaaggaaaaagtcAAGGCCTTCCTTCTCATGGTCACACCTActctttaaaaggagaaaatgaaataaaaaatagggTAAATCTCCACTCTGGCTACAATAAAGACAAAAGTATCTCAAAATTCTCTAGTAATAACAGAAAAAACCATTATGCAACACAGAGAAAATTCAGCTCTACCAAGAGTCACCAGGTACCTGGAAGAAAAAGATTCTGGGGTCCTATAAATGCCCATTCCAATAAGAAGTTTAGACCCTCTAAAAGAAATGATAGCAGTGATTCAACTTCCAGTGACTCAAGTGACAGTGATAGTGATCAA